A window of the Microbacterium sp. AZCO genome harbors these coding sequences:
- a CDS encoding tyrosinase family protein, whose product MSVSVTFPRYDERQRAYVTWRPVEVKLAVTPAQVQPAQVTVSARSAAGGGRLLFADAVTHAGAASIDLDLPANGSAVSVWIGGAFPAASTRFGDVTIEVRDRTTNALQASHPTMVRVRKNADTLSTAERDRFLRAFAMLNGAASGRFMDFRDMHVGGPPDREAHGGAGFLPWHRIYLLDLERELQKIDGEVALPYWRFDRAAPNVFTRSFMGVPGPQDRVQFTTGNPLRAWVAGNLPGVERGPGVGPQTVPLVRSEQETLALGGAPSAQYAGFRIMQGNPHGRAHMAHISGVITDPATAPQDPLFFLLHCNVDRLWAKWQWAFKRHDPQAARAFDPSSTLPGHRLADKLWPWGGPLAAPRPTTAPGGGLTPSPLTAAPGVSPRIRDTIDYLGTIGQAQLGFAYDDVPFQTV is encoded by the coding sequence GTGAGCGTCAGCGTGACATTTCCGCGGTACGACGAGCGTCAGCGTGCGTACGTCACGTGGCGGCCCGTCGAGGTGAAGCTCGCGGTCACGCCCGCACAGGTGCAGCCGGCGCAGGTGACGGTGTCGGCGCGAAGCGCCGCGGGCGGAGGAAGGCTGCTGTTCGCCGACGCGGTCACGCACGCGGGCGCGGCATCCATCGATCTGGATCTGCCCGCGAACGGCTCGGCCGTGAGCGTCTGGATCGGCGGGGCGTTCCCGGCCGCGAGCACGCGCTTCGGCGACGTCACGATCGAGGTGCGCGACCGCACGACGAACGCGCTGCAGGCGAGCCACCCGACCATGGTGCGCGTGCGCAAGAACGCGGACACGCTGTCGACGGCCGAGCGCGACCGGTTCCTGCGGGCGTTCGCGATGCTCAACGGCGCGGCGAGTGGCCGGTTCATGGACTTCCGCGACATGCACGTGGGCGGCCCGCCCGACCGGGAGGCGCACGGCGGGGCCGGCTTCCTGCCGTGGCACCGGATCTATCTGCTCGACCTCGAGCGCGAGCTGCAGAAGATCGACGGCGAGGTCGCGCTGCCGTACTGGCGCTTCGACCGCGCCGCGCCGAACGTCTTCACCCGCTCGTTCATGGGCGTACCCGGACCCCAGGACCGCGTGCAGTTCACGACGGGCAATCCCCTGCGCGCCTGGGTCGCGGGGAACCTGCCGGGCGTCGAGCGAGGGCCGGGCGTCGGCCCCCAGACCGTGCCGCTGGTGCGCTCCGAACAGGAGACGCTCGCGCTCGGCGGCGCGCCCTCGGCCCAGTACGCCGGCTTCCGGATCATGCAGGGCAACCCGCACGGCCGCGCGCACATGGCGCACATCAGCGGTGTCATCACCGATCCCGCGACGGCCCCGCAGGACCCCCTGTTCTTCCTGCTGCACTGCAACGTCGACCGGCTGTGGGCGAAGTGGCAGTGGGCGTTCAAGCGCCACGACCCGCAGGCGGCCCGCGCGTTCGACCCCTCGTCGACGCTCCCGGGGCACCGCCTCGCCGACAAGCTGTGGCCGTGGGGCGGGCCCCTCGCCGCACCCCGCCCGACGACCGCTCCCGGCGGCGGCCTGACCCCGT
- a CDS encoding PEP/pyruvate-binding domain-containing protein produces MTGFLARVRAEAAEAEAEAGAAAPAPARDAAPRGLLGGIANDDTTILPRPVPHHVPLVPVPHREGVLPLAIDLLDSAETFTAISTVAGDLVANGRVAKFLIDRRDLAAPVVRFVNGNFLQGGEVPDAAKYHYYFAQAAYGIPESLDEFNSVTYFTQDKRYIAGTVRTYLIGDSAEPVYGLQFYPQDLIREQLVVDAITLLLAAIPIAGASFAFVPTGSQQTTATVADRLSELGAPVLPIDRILDGIRYIPLNTGEAWGYLRIFPPDNDDLSPADIPVFDELPLDLSVVAGVLTHAVQDTNSHVNLKSKERQTPNAVLRDAAPDHPRLAPFAGQPVHFVVGKDDFVLEASTDDVVKAKLAERTDRPLQTLTWQPETALRSFTELASGTPQAAKAAAARYGSKAANLGFLAHRSVLGRVTDAASPSGTRGYDLVPQGFAVPLQAYRDFIDHPPNSDVKALIDAFVDDEQAGRLTPKQRVRRVEEIQDGIMAASFPPGALEAVRAKLDAVLPGVKKVKVRSSANAEDVKGFDGAGLYDSYAADTTKRDRPIGPCIVEEDAASDGEVKRKVRPKSVGCAIKAVYASLWNKRAVEERSFARIDQTSVAMGLAILPVYDTESEVAANAVIVTRVLNSDELYGYSLSVQLGDNLVTNPDPGTYSEVTVAGFYGDDEPMSLSITRFAKPTPDAPVRTEPVLPPERMVELVDLAKRIERAYCRATPGYFRGGCANVAGANGEEKENSLDLEVKILENGHLVMKQVREFGGR; encoded by the coding sequence ATGACGGGATTCCTGGCGCGGGTGCGCGCCGAGGCGGCGGAGGCAGAGGCGGAGGCGGGGGCAGCGGCGCCGGCACCTGCTCGGGATGCGGCACCGCGCGGGCTCCTCGGCGGCATCGCGAACGACGACACGACGATCCTGCCACGGCCGGTGCCGCATCACGTCCCCCTCGTGCCCGTCCCGCACCGCGAGGGCGTGCTGCCGCTCGCGATCGACCTGCTCGACTCCGCCGAGACGTTCACCGCGATCTCGACCGTCGCGGGCGACCTCGTCGCGAACGGACGGGTCGCGAAGTTCCTCATCGACCGACGCGATCTCGCCGCGCCCGTCGTGCGGTTCGTCAACGGCAACTTCCTGCAGGGCGGCGAGGTGCCCGACGCCGCGAAGTACCACTACTACTTCGCGCAGGCCGCGTACGGCATCCCTGAGTCCCTCGACGAGTTCAACAGCGTCACCTACTTCACGCAGGACAAGCGCTACATCGCCGGCACCGTGCGCACCTACCTCATCGGCGACAGCGCCGAGCCGGTGTACGGGCTGCAGTTCTACCCGCAGGACCTCATCCGCGAGCAGCTCGTCGTCGACGCGATCACGCTCCTCCTGGCCGCCATCCCGATCGCCGGAGCATCCTTCGCCTTCGTCCCGACGGGCTCGCAGCAGACGACGGCGACCGTCGCCGATCGCCTCTCCGAGCTGGGCGCGCCCGTGCTGCCGATCGACCGCATCCTCGACGGCATCCGGTACATCCCGCTCAACACGGGGGAGGCGTGGGGGTACCTGCGCATCTTCCCGCCCGACAACGACGATCTCTCCCCAGCCGACATCCCCGTGTTCGACGAGCTGCCGCTCGATCTCTCCGTCGTCGCGGGCGTGCTGACCCACGCCGTGCAGGACACCAACTCGCACGTGAACCTCAAATCCAAAGAGCGCCAGACGCCGAATGCCGTGCTCCGGGATGCCGCACCCGACCACCCCCGGCTCGCGCCGTTCGCCGGTCAGCCCGTGCACTTCGTCGTGGGCAAGGACGACTTCGTGCTGGAGGCATCCACCGACGACGTCGTGAAGGCCAAGCTCGCCGAGCGCACCGACCGTCCGCTGCAGACTCTGACCTGGCAGCCCGAGACGGCCCTGCGCTCGTTCACCGAGCTCGCGTCGGGCACCCCGCAGGCGGCGAAGGCCGCCGCGGCGCGGTACGGGTCGAAGGCGGCGAACCTCGGCTTCCTCGCGCACCGGTCGGTGCTGGGGAGGGTGACGGATGCCGCGAGCCCGAGCGGCACGCGCGGCTACGACCTCGTGCCGCAGGGGTTCGCCGTGCCGCTGCAGGCGTACCGCGACTTCATCGACCACCCGCCGAACTCCGACGTGAAGGCGCTCATCGATGCCTTCGTCGACGACGAGCAGGCCGGGCGCCTGACGCCGAAGCAGCGGGTGAGGCGCGTCGAGGAGATCCAGGACGGCATCATGGCCGCATCCTTCCCGCCCGGCGCCCTCGAGGCCGTGCGGGCGAAGCTCGACGCGGTGCTGCCCGGTGTGAAGAAGGTCAAGGTGCGCTCGAGCGCCAACGCGGAGGACGTCAAGGGCTTCGACGGCGCGGGCCTCTACGACAGCTACGCGGCCGACACGACCAAGCGGGACCGCCCGATCGGGCCGTGCATCGTCGAGGAGGACGCCGCGTCCGACGGCGAGGTCAAGCGCAAGGTCAGGCCGAAGTCGGTCGGCTGCGCCATCAAGGCCGTCTACGCGAGCCTGTGGAACAAGCGCGCGGTCGAGGAGCGGTCGTTCGCGCGCATCGATCAGACGTCGGTCGCGATGGGGCTCGCCATCCTGCCCGTCTACGACACGGAGTCGGAGGTCGCGGCGAACGCCGTCATCGTGACCCGCGTGCTCAACAGCGACGAGCTCTACGGCTATTCGCTGTCGGTGCAGCTGGGCGACAACCTCGTGACGAACCCCGACCCGGGCACCTACTCCGAGGTCACGGTCGCCGGGTTCTACGGCGACGACGAGCCGATGAGCCTGTCGATCACGCGCTTCGCGAAGCCGACGCCCGACGCACCCGTGCGGACCGAGCCCGTGCTTCCGCCGGAGCGCATGGTCGAGCTCGTCGACCTCGCCAAGCGCATCGAGCGCGCGTACTGCCGCGCGACACCCGGGTACTTCCGCGGTGGCTGCGCGAACGTCGCGGGTGCGAACGGTGAGGAGAAGGAGAACTCGCTCGACCTCGAGGTGAAGATCCTCGAGAACGGGCACCTCGTCATGAAGCAGGTGCGCGAGTTCGGCGGGCGCTGA